In Brassica rapa cultivar Chiifu-401-42 chromosome A06, CAAS_Brap_v3.01, whole genome shotgun sequence, a single window of DNA contains:
- the LOC108868769 gene encoding non-heme chloroperoxidase CPO-A1 — protein MDSSQGTSACAEEQQRIEILNSHNEKLVGLLHETGSTEVVVLCHGFRSNKNDAVMKSVAAAIEKEGISAFRFDFSGNGESEGSFYFGNYNHEADDLRSVIQHFSNMNRVVPVILGHSKGGDVVLLYASKYHDISNVINLSGRYDLKRGIGERLGEDFLDRLEQQGFFDVKDGRSVYRVTADTIMERLNTDMHEACLKIDKDCRVLTVHGSEDEIIPVEDAREFANIIPNHKLEIVEGADHCYTKHQSQLVSTVIEFIKTVTVKNN, from the exons ATGGATTCGTCTCAGGGAACTTCAG CTTGTGCAGAAGAACAACAGAGGATCGAGATTCTGAACAGCCACAACGAAAAACTGGTGGGCCTGCTTCACGAAACAGGATCAACAGAAGTTGTGGTCTTATGCCATGGATTTCGATCAAACAAg AACGACGCAGTCATGAAGAGTGTGGCTGCTGCTATTGAGAAAGAAGGGATCAGCGCTTTCCGTTTTGATTTCTCTGGAAATGG AGAGAGTGAAGGCAGTTTCTACTTTGGTAACTACAACCACGAAGCTGATGATCTACGTTCTGTCATCCAACATTTCTCTAACATGAACCGTGTGGTTCCTGTTATTCTAGGCCACAGTAAAG GAGGTGATGTGGTCCTCCTTTATGCCTCCAAGTATCACGATATCAGTAATGTAATCAATCTCTCCGGGCGTTATGATCTCAAAAGAGGGATAGGAGAGCGTCTTGGGGAAGACTTTTTGGATAGACTTGAGCAACAAGGGTTCTTCGATGTTAAAGATG GAAGATCCGTCTACCGTGTTACTGCGGACACCATAATGGAGAGGTTGAACACTGATATGCATGAAGCTTGCCTCAAGATTGACAAAGATTGCAGAGTATTGACGGTTCATGGATCAGAGGATGAGATAATACCTGTGGAAGATGCCAGGGAGTTTGCTAATATCATACCGAACCACAAGCTGGAAATTGTGGAAGGAGCAGATCATTGTTATACCAAACATCAAAGTCAGCTGGTATCAACCGTTATCGAGTTCATAAAGAcagtcactgtgaagaacaactag
- the LOC103873227 gene encoding wall-associated receptor kinase-like 8: MVGTGPQIVGCEARCGKETRYYKDADKSCVGYKCCQTKIPPGLQVYDSTVEKLEPGKNVCQEAYLSREDFSTYTLTSPDLTENVIVTMDLEWRLEVPPNIVPKSSHCEISTSLCIVLSVDIDECRTIYGVCGKNKCVNVAGSFRCEKTWPAILGGILSSGLFLIAVGTWWVCKVNKKQKAAKQKRKFFKRNGGLLLEQQMFSLHGNVNKTKLLSSNDLEKATDRFNASRILGQGGQGTVYKGMLEDGMIVAVKKSKALKEENLEEFINEIILLSQINHRNVVGILGCCLETEVPMLVYEFIPNRSLFDHIQNPSEDFPMTRKVRLCIACEVADALSYLGL; encoded by the exons ATGGTAGGAACAGGGCCTCAAATTGTTGGATGTGAAGCGAGATGTGGGAAAGAGACTCGGTATTACAAAGATGCTGACAAGAGCTGCGTCGGATATAAGTGCTGCCAGACCAAAATTCCTCCGGGTCTTCAAGTGTATGATTCAACTGTGGAGAAACTGGAACCTGGTAAAAACGTATGTCAGGAGGCCTACTTATCACGAGAGGACTTCTCTACGTACACGCTCACCTCACCTGATCTAACAGAGAATGTTATAGTGACCATGGATCTGGAATGGCGTCTTGAAGTTCCCCCCAACATCGTTCCAAAGAGTTCACATTGCGAGATAAGTACAAGT TTATGTATTGTTTTGTCCGTAGACATTGATGAGTGCAGAACTATATATGGGGTGTGTGGAAAGAACAAGTGTGTGAATGTGGCTGGATCATTCAGATGTGAAAAAACGTGGCCTGCTATTCTAG GTGGAATTCTAAGCTCTGGATTGTTTCTTATAGCTGTTGGAACGTGGTGGGTATGCAAGGTTAATAAAAAGCAGAAAGCAGCCAAGCAGAAGAGGAAGTTCTTCAAACGAAATGGAGGTTTGTTGTTAGAGCAGCAAATGTTCTCCCTCCACGGAAATGTCAACAAAACCAAACTGTTGAGCTCCAATGACCTGGAGAAGGCAACGGACAGATTCAACGCGAGCAGAATACTAGGGCAAGGCGGCCAAGGTACAGTTTACAAGGGAATGTTGGAAGATGGGATGATCGTCGCTGTCAAAAAGTCCAAAGCATTGAAAGAAGAGAATCTTGAAGAGTTCATCAATGAGATCATCCTTCTATCGCAGATTAACCACAGAAATGTTGTTGGGATCTTAGGATGTTGTCTTGAGACGGAGGTGCCTATGTTGGTGTATGAGTTCATTCCCAACAGAAGCCTTTTCGATCATATACAAAACCCATCAGAAGATTTCCCAATGACTAGGAAAGTACGCCTCTGCATCGCCTGCGAAGTAGCTGATGCACTATCCTACCTAGGGTTGTAA